The Salvia miltiorrhiza cultivar Shanhuang (shh) chromosome 1, IMPLAD_Smil_shh, whole genome shotgun sequence genome has a window encoding:
- the LOC131009032 gene encoding uncharacterized protein LOC131009032: MKFNSGFGCDKNAKKFTAPDEVWDAYCQAHPKDAYLRHGNCPDYEDLEIAIGNGVAVGKNSIGLGSATDDRTLGADENRAPHIEELNYDAENEAFVGLTQDYPPSSGSKSPLVFPKVFVESTQRRAPTKRSRGQFVIRFDRSHFATSRNFNKILRALNTIAPNMMVKPTTAIPAKIRESTRFNHFFKDCIGAIDGTHIPAMVTGRDVSSYRNRHGVQSQNVLAACNFDLQFIYVLSGWEGSAHDSKLLSDTLSRPNGLHVPQGKYFLVDYGFANRRQFLAPLRGVRYHLKDFGGQGRHPTNADELFNLRHAKLRNVIERIFGIFKSRFTIFKMAPPFSFQTQAELVLACAGLHNFFRKECRTDEFPVEDEVENAAPDVENDANNLEYLSQSQLSQRNEANAWRASIANAMWENRSMYGNDGNEDDETEDNV, translated from the exons ATGAAGTTTAACTCTGGTTTTGGCTGTGACAAAAATGCTAAAAAGTTCACGGCCCCGGATGAAGTATGGGATGCGTACTGTCAG GCTCACCCAAAAGATGCATACTTGCGCCATGGGAATTGTCCGGATTATGAAGACTTGGAAATTGCTATTGGAAACGGTGTGGCTGTAGGGAAAAACTCAATTGGATTGGGTAGTGCTACTGATGATAGGACATTAGGAGCTGATGAAAATAGAGCTCCGCACATAGAGGAGTTGAATTATGATGCTGAAAATGAGGCGTTTGTAGGACTGACTCAAGATTATCCGCCATCATCCGGTTCCAAATCACCTTTGGTATTTCCTAAAGTGTTTGTGGAGTCCACTCAGAGAAGAGCTCCCACCAAAAGAAGTAGAGGCCAGTTTGTGATCAG GTTTGATCGTTCGCATTTTGCTACTAGTCGGAacttcaataaaatcttgagaGCATTGAACACCATAGCACCGAACATGATGGTTAAGCCGACAACAGCAATACCCGCTAAAATTCGAGAAAGTACAAGATTTAATCATTTCTTTAAG GATTGTATCGGAGCTATAGATGGAACTCATATCCCGGCCATGGTTACAGGCAGAGACGTAAGCAGTTATCGTAACCGTCATGGGGTGCAATCTCAAAATGTTTTGGCAGCTTGCAACTTTGATTTGCAGTTCATCTATGTGCTTAGTGGATGGGAAGGCTCGGCCCATGATTCAAAACTTTTAAGTGACACATTATCTAGACCTAATGGACTTCATGTGCCTCAAGGTAAATATTTCCTAGTGGATTATGGATTTGCTAATCGCCGTCAGTTTTTGGCTCCGTTACGTGGTGTTCGATATCATCTCAAAGATTTCGGTGGTCAAGGTCGTCACCCCACAAATGCAGATGAGTTGTTCAATCTTCGACATGCAAAATTGCGAAACGTGATTGAACGAATTTTTGGAATCTTCAAATCACGattcacaattttcaaaatGGCTCCTCCGTTTTCATTTCAAACACAAGCAGAGTTAGTATTGGCTTGTGCTGGATTACATAACTTTTTTCGAAAGGAGTGTCGTACTGATGAATTTCCAGTTGAAGATGAAGTAGAGAATGCTGCACCAGATGTTGAGAATGATGCAAACAATTTAGAATATCTTTCTCAAAGCCAGCTGTCTCAGAGGAATGAAGCTAATGCATGGAGAGCAAGTATTGCTAATGCTATGTGGGAAAATAGGTCAATGTATGGAAACGATGGAAACGAAGATGATGAGACTGAAGATAATGTTTAG